The region GCGGTATCTCCACTGATGTTTCGTCAGCCTCGTCTTCGAGCAGCCGAAGGACAGCGTACCGGAGATACTCGTGACTCGGATTGTCTGAAGATTGGGCGACCTGCTTGTGGTGCTCTGCGACTCGCTCTGCCTCGTCGAGAACGGTCGTTAGATATCGGTCGGTCATGGGTCGGTGGAGTCGGGACTGCGCCTCCGCCCCTCAGCGGGCGCTGAAAAACTTAACCAACGAATAGCAATCAGCCGTATCTTTTGTTGGTTAATTCATCTCTGCTCGAATGCTGAGCCGGATCGGACTACCGGAGCCAAGGATAGTATATCTGTATAGCGATAACTTTATAGAGAATACGGAGGACAAGACTAATACCGTTAGATGCGATACCGATAACTAACGATGATGGAGTACGTCGACGAGACCGCGGCGAAGATTATGGCCGCGGCCCGGCCGGGCGACTCGATCCGGCGGATCGCCCAGAAGATCGACGGCTCCTACTCTTGGGTCTACGACTGGATCGAGCGGTTGGAGGATGCAGGCTTCATCCGGCGTGATGACGGCATCTACATCGAGAATTACGCTGTCAGGGATCGCTACTACGATCTCGTCTCGGCCATTTCTCGCGCTGTTCCCCCTTCGATCGACGACGGCTACGTCATTCCGCACTTCGCCGGGATGCCCTTTGCGTACACGAAAATCGACGGCGTCTACGTCTGGACCCACGGCGGCTATCAGATCGCCCGCGGCCACGACGACTATCCGATCTTCATCCAGGTCGCCGACCGGGATGTCGAACAGTGGACGGCGTTCTTTGATGAATTCGGGATTCCGAGCCGGATCGAAGAGCGGCCGGACGCGACCGACTACGACGCGCCCGTCTCGTACGTGTTTTTCCCGGCGAGTGGGGAGATCACTCGCGAGTGGGTCGACGGCAATCCGGTCATTCCGTTGGACAAGGCAATAGAGCACATGTTGGAGCACCGGGTGAACTACGAGCCGGCGTTGGAGATGATCGCCGACGAGTATGACCGCGATATCGACGCGTCCCACGAGGATCCGCGTCTCAATGCATGAGTCTCGGTGAACGCGAAGACGAATTGCTGGACACTCTGGAGGCCGTCATTGACGCTAACCTGCCGTACGTGCTCGTCGGTGGGTGGGCGATCGCGGCGTTCAATCAACGCTTCACCACGGACGTCGACGTCGTCATTCCAGCACAAGCGGTCGACGACTACACCGACCTTCTCACCGACCGCGGCTACGAGAAAACGGCCGATGTTGAGCGAAATGAGCTCTACGAGGGCCGTACTATCCGGTTTACAAAAGACATCGGGAATCCGGTTCGGTTCGACGCGATG is a window of halophilic archaeon DL31 DNA encoding:
- a CDS encoding hypothetical protein (KEGG: hut:Huta_1516 hypothetical protein), translated to MEYVDETAAKIMAAARPGDSIRRIAQKIDGSYSWVYDWIERLEDAGFIRRDDGIYIENYAVRDRYYDLVSAISRAVPPSIDDGYVIPHFAGMPFAYTKIDGVYVWTHGGYQIARGHDDYPIFIQVADRDVEQWTAFFDEFGIPSRIEERPDATDYDAPVSYVFFPASGEITREWVDGNPVIPLDKAIEHMLEHRVNYEPALEMIADEYDRDIDASHEDPRLNA